GATCAAGGCCTTCAAAGCGGCCAGGCCTTGGCTGGTCCGACCGGACCACTTTCCGAGAACTCCACTATGAGCGGTACGAGTGTGACACCACGGTGGCGTACCTCGACCCGATCCGGCAACGGCGGCAACACCTGCGTCGAGGTCGCCGACAATCTCCCCGGTCGGGTGCTGGTCCGCGACAGCAAGGACATCGCTGGCCCGGTGCTCACCTTCGGCTCGATCGCCTGGTCGGCCTTCGTGACCAAGTTGACCGCCGCCCACTGACCGCCGCCCTCGATCCGACCCGGCCACCGTTCCACGATCACGACGATCTTGCGCTTATCGAGAAGATGTCGGCACTTCTGTTGAGTTGGGTTCACGTGCCCTGAGCTGGGGTTCTACCTCTCTGTGGTACGTGTGGCGCGGTAGCACAGCACCAACAATCGAGGAAACCTCGGATCTCCCGGAGTGCTGCCGTGTCGCTTGTGGAACGCTTCCCAACGTTGCCCGAACTGGCTACCCACCTACGCCCGTCCTCCGCCGAGGGCACGATCAAGACCTACCGGGATGCGCTCGCGTCGTTCCTGGCCTTCCTGGTGGCGGGCGCGCACCAGGTGGCGACCCCGGCCGACGTGCGGCGCTCCCACGTCGAACAGTGGCAAGCCGATCTGATCGACCAGGGCCGCGCGACGGCTACCCGGATCGCGCGCCTGAAGACGGTGAGGCGTTCTACGGGTGGATGGTGGAGGAGTCCGCAGACTCCGGGGTGACGGTCAACCCGGCGGGCAGCGTGCCGCTGCTTGCCGAGGCTGACCCCGAGGCGTAACAAACCTGCCGCGCCCGGTCAGCGACGGCGTCGGGAAGCCGCCACCCGGGCCGGGGAACTGGACGCTGCCGAGCAAGCTGCCGTGCTGGCGCTCCGGTCTGACCGAGTCCGGACCCCGGCGGACATCGAGCGCGCGTACGAGGTCGTCAACCGCTGCCAGTGCCACTTCATCGAACGGTAGCGCTGCCAAGCGGTGGTGTCGCGCCGACGAGACATAGCTAGCCGTTCGGATGATTTGCCGGAGTTACGTGGTCCGAGTTGGGTCTTGCCCCTCTTCACTGCCTTGACCTCCAACGTCCTAAATATGCCCTCCCCTTGTCATGTAACTAAACCTGCGACCCATCGACGTTACATCCAACCGTTGTGCGCCCTACTTGTACCGCCAGCGACTGCAATATGTGGCGGCCGTTCGATGCACCGCGAGCGGCCATCCAACAGGCAGTCAGAGTTGACACGGAGGTCGTGAGTGAACGCAACAGGCGAGACACCCGACAACAACGGTGAACAGGGGCGGAGCCGTACCGGGTGATCTTGGACTACCTCCGAACTCTTCCCGGGGTGCTCACCGGAGTAGCAGCGCTGATCGGCGCTGCTACCGGGCTGGTGGTGGCGTTGTCCCACTGAGAGGCACCGGGAACGAGCGGAGCCCTGATCCCGCACTCACGGCAGGATCAGGGCTCCGAAACGGCCTACAGCCTTAAGACCGTGTGTCGTTTGGGGTTGTTGAAGTTCAAGGTCATTCGTTGACGTGGTGTGGATGACGTGGAGAAGTACTGCCCCGACGCGTTGTGGCACCTCGCGCGGCCGTTGCTGCCGCCGCACCCGGAAAGGCACCAGGGCGGCGGCCGGCGGCGGACCGATGACCGGGCGATGCTCGCGGCGATCCTGTACGTACTGGAGTCCGGCTGCTCGTGGCGCAAGCTGCCCGCCTCGTTCCCGGTCCACTGGCGCACCGCGCACCGCCGGTTCGCCGAATGGGTCGAGGCCGGGGTGATGACCGCCCTGCACCGGGCGACGCTCGATGTCCTCGGCGCGGCCGGGCGGATCGACTGGTCGAGGGTGAGTGTCGACAGCATGCACGTACGCGCGGTGAAAAGGGGGACCTGACCGGGCCCAGCCCGGTGGACCGGGGCAAGCCCGGCTCCAAGATCCACGCCATGAGCGACCGGGGCGGGTTGCCGCTGCACGTGGGCGTCTCCGCCGCGAACCTCAACGACCACCGGATGCTCGAGGACATGGTCGACGGCGTCACACCAGTGCGTCAACCGGTCGGCCGGCCGCGTCGACGACCGGCCAAACTCCACGGCGACAAGGGCTACGACTACCCCGAATGCCGCGACCTGCTGCGCGCACGCGGCATCGTCGCACGGATCGCGCGCAAGGGCGTCGAGTCGTCGAAGCGGCTGGGCCGGCACCGCTACGTCATCGAACGCTGCCTCGAGTGGATGACCCGGTTCCGACGGCTGGTCCGCCGCTACGACCGCAAGGCTTCCCACTACCTCGGATTCCTCCACCTGGCATGCGCTCTGATCTGCTACCGCCGCGCCGACCGACTCAACCTGTTGACCAGCAACAACCCCTACTGACACACGGTCTAAGGGCGGCTTCGGCGACGGCTCAGGGCTTCCCGGTCGTCTCGGCGATGGACGCCGACACGAAGGACTGCCACGCGGCCGGGGAGAACGTCAGGGTCCCGCCGTCGCGGTCCTTGGTGTCCCGGACGAGGACGCGGCCCGGGAGGTTGTCCGCGACCTCGACACAGTTCGCCGTGTCGCTCTTGCTCGACTTGCGCCAACGCGCGCCGATCAGGTCCATTGCTTCGCCGCCTTCGTGATCAACTCCTGGGACTGCTGTGCAGATAGAGCGTAGCCCCGGATGTCTTCCCAGTCCGCTTCCAGGCTGGCCACTCCGTCCGGTGACTCAACGACGTTGCCCTCCAGGTGCCCTTCCAGGAAGCCGACCGTCCGGCCGTCAACGGAGGCGAGCACGATCGGGCCACGGAGGCCGACGTAGGCGGGCGCGTCCGCCGGGACCACCTGCACACGTACGTGCGACAGTTCAGGGGCCATCAGCGCCTCGATCTGCTCTCGCATGACCTCGGGACTGCCAACTCGCCGATGTAGGGCAGCTTCGTCGACCACGGCGACGAGTCGGCAGGGCTTGACGGACCGCGTGATGATCTCCTGCCGATCGAGCCGGGCCGCTAGCGTCTGCTCGACGTCCTCCGGCGGAACATTCATCGCGGGCAGCAGTTCGCGCGCGTACGCCTCCGTCTGAAGGAGCCCCGGGATCAGGTTCGGGTGGTAGACCCGTAGCAGCGTGGCCCTGCCTTCATATTCCACAAGGGCCTGTACCAAGTCGGTGTCCAGTCGCCCCGGACGAACTCCCGGTAGAACTCGACGAGCGCTGTACCGTGCGCCTTGTCGACGGCACGCAGGTAGTCAGGGAGCACCGGCCGTTCGCCGCGTTCCACCGACCCGACGTGACTGCCTGAGAAGTGGATTCGTTCGCCCCAAGCCTCTTGGGTTAATCCCGCCGCATCGCGCAGCCGACGCAGCTCCTTTACCAGATAGGCGCTTCCGCTCACAATACCTTCACATCCCTCGATTTTCCGTGTTGTGGACTATCGCTACCACGTCGCGCAGCGGACCGCTGATAGCGACCACCTAGTAACCCCTGGTGGTCAACCATCTTCCGCCCCGGCCGGCTGTGAGTCCAGAGTGAAGGGACCCCCCCGGGGGTCGGTGAGGTTCGTTTCCCCACGGACCCGGAAGGCCACGGCACCGGTCTCCGGGGGCCGACCGCAGCCCAACCGGACTCCACCCCGAGGGGGACCAGGTGCGACACGACGACGGCGTAGGAAACCCGACCGGATCGCGAGTGCAACGAAGGCTCGCGGATGCAGGGTGGCTCCCGCTGCCGACGCGGACGCCCGGGAGCGTCGACACCACGACCGGACCCTGGGGAATCCGCCCGAGGGGCGGAATGGCCGGCCGGGTCGCCACCGGGGTAGCCACCCGGGCGATAGCGATCATCAGCCGGCACATGCCGTCACGGCTGACACTGGAGTGCCGGACCTGCGGAGGCACCCTGTTCTGTGACCGGTTCTTCCGCGCGTACCTCGTGCTCCACAGGGTGGACCGAAGGCGCGTTCGGCGCGTCCAGGTCATCTTGGAGTACGACGGACTGTGGCCACGCGGCGCGACCGATACCCCGATCGCCGACTACGGGGCGGTCCGGGTGTGCCCCGGGGACGTCGTCGATCTACGCGCAGCCGACCACCTGGACGGGCTCCGCCCGGTGCGCCTGGAGGTCGGAGAGGTCGGTCCCGACGTGTCCTGGCAGTCCTGGATCAACCTGCTGGGCAAAGAGATCAGTGACGACCCGAACCGTAACGGCAAGCTCGTGATGGTGCGCCCGTACAAGGACGCTCTCCGGCGTCCCGGGACGCTGACCCAGCGGGACCCGGTCGAAGAGTGCGCCCGGCACTGTGGGCGCGCGGCCGGACTAGCGGTCCGGTCGCCGGCCGGGGACGCGGCGCTCTGCCCGGCGTGCGCTCTCCGGGAGTTGACAGGGTTCGCGGGATCTGAGGCGAGAAACGACCCTCGGGGATGATCCCCGAGGGTCGTTGACTCTGGCGTCGTAGCTACTGGTTCTTGATCGCGTCCCAGTCGAACGCCACTACCTGTCCACGCTCCAACGTGGTGTGAACGCTGTCGCCGTCGCGCTCAGCGTCGGTCATCACCACGTCTTCCGGCAGGCTCCCGGCAAGCGCCGCGAGGTCGTTCGGGGCGACCGGCTCACGGAGGATGGCGACGTAGACACCCGGAGCTTCCTCGGCGACGTTGCCCTCCGGGGCGGACCCGGTCCGGCTCTCCAGGTCCACCATCGTCGCCTCGGTCATCCCCAAGCGTCCGCCGTACCGAGCTTGCCTGCCTGCCAGAGTTCCCGGATCGCCCGGACCCGTGCGAGTTCTCAACGTCGGTGGACATCTACCGGCCCTCCTGAAGGGCTCGGGAAGTGACGATATCCACCGGCACTACAGACCCGCTGCACCCGTGCTGACCTGCGGTTTAGCGCTGAGAGGAGTCACAGATATCGAGAAGATATGTCCGCGATGTTCCACGATAAGTGCAAGATCGTCGCGATCATGGATGCAGGCGATCATGGGGCGCAGACGGTGATCGCTGCGGGGACCACCCGTACCTTCATCTTTTTCGCCTGGGCGCGGGCACCGCCGTCGAGTTCGTAGGTCATCGGGTCGGCGAGCCGGATGTCGATCCGCTTCGCCCGGGTGACCCGGACGAACGGTGAGCGCTCGGACCGGCCGACCGCCATCCGACCCAGCGTCCGCGCCCACTCCACCGCGCCCTGTGCGGTGGCCACCCCGACCTCCAGCCAGCCGTCGTCGGGCTGGGCGTCGTCGAAGGCGTGGATCCCGCCGGTGATCTTGCCGACGTTGCCGACCAGGACACAACTGGCCGGCTCGTCGAACCAGGTCGTCCCGTCGACGCGGATCCGCACCCGGGGTGCCGCGCCGCGTACATGGCGCAGCCCGGTCCAGACGTACGCCAGTTTGCCGGCCCGGTCCTTCAGATCCCGGTCGGCGTCGCGGATCAGCCGGCCGTCGAAACCGGCCCCGGCCATCACCGCGAAATGCTCGCCGTTGAGTTTGCCCAGGTCGAGCTGGCGACGCTCACCCTCGAAGCCGATCCGGACCGCCTCGCCGAGGTCATCGGGGATCCCGAGGTTGCCGGCGAGCAGGTTCGCCGTACCGGCGGGGACGATCGCCACAGTGGCGTCGCGTCCCGCGAGGGCGTCCATGGTCCGCTGCACCATGCCGTCGCCGCCCCACACGAAGACCAGCTCGGCCCCCTGCTCGACCGCCTTGCGGGCCTTTTTCGGCGCCTTGCGGCTCTTCGGCACCTCGTACCAGATCAGGTCCTCGGCCCCGTGCGCGGCGATCGCCGCGCGCAGCTCGTCCAGACCACCGCCGAGGGTCTTCTTGCGGTGGGCGACGACGGCGACGCGTTTCGGTGCGCTCATGCCGGCGTCCTTACCCGCCGGGCCGCACCGTTACGCCGACACCGGGCCGCACCGTTACGCCGACACCGCGACCGGCGGTGGCGGCGGGGCGTCGGGCACCGGCGGGGTCGCCGGTGGGCCACCGGGCCGGGCCGTCTCTGCCAACGCGACCCCGGCGAGCACCAGCGCGCCGCCGGCCAACTGGACCGGGTTCAGCGCCTCGCCGGCCCCGATCACCAGCCAGGCCACGGCGGCGGCCAGCACCGGTTCGACCATGGCGACGATGCCGACGCTGGTGGCCGGCAGATGCCGCAACGCGGCGGTGATCATCAGGTACGGCACGATCGAGCCGAGGATCACCACGGAGCAGCAGAGCAGCGCGACCGGTACGCCGTTGTCGGCGCGGGTGAGCAGCGGCTGCCAGCCGTCCAGCCCGGCGGTGGCCCCGCGCACGATCAGCCCGGCGACCGCCGACGCGCCGAACGCCCAGGTGGTCAGCGACAGCGCGTCGCGGTCCCGCACCCCCCGGGCACCGATCAGGAAGTACGCGGCGAGCATCACCGCCGCGCCCAGCCCGGCCGCCACCCCGAGCACGTCGAGGGTGAGCCCGCCCCACACCTGCGCCACGCAGGCCAACCCGACCAGGCTCAGCCCCAGCCCGGCCCAGATCCGCGACCGCACCGGCTGCCGTTGCACCGCCCACGCCCACAACGCCACCATCAGCGGCGCGGTGTATTCGAACAGCAGGGCGATGCCGACCGGCAGTCGGGCGATCGCCACGAAGTACAGCATCGGGACCAGGAAGAACCCGGTCAGCCCGTACGCGACGAGCAGTGGCAGCTCACCGCGACGCAGTCGCAGCCGACGCGCCCCGGGCCGCAGCACCACACTGAGCACCAGCAGCCCGGCGAACGCGCCGACCGCCCGCAGCACGGTCAGTTGCGGGGCGTCCAGGCCGGCCCGCAGCACCAGCTTCGACACGGTGCCGTTGATCGCGAACAGGGCGCTCGCCCCGATCACCAGGGCCAGGCCGATCAGCGGCCGGCGCGGGTACGCAGTCGTCACGCCGGTGAGGCTACCGCCGCGCGTGTCAGCGCCCGACTGGATGCGGCCCCTTACCGGATGGTGGTCGACCCGGCCGGGACCGGCGCAGCCGGCCGGAAAATCGTTAGGCCGCCGGCGGGCGGCTGCGGCACCATCCGGTCATGGCCTTCATCGAAGCTGACGGTTTGACCAAGCGGTTCCGCCGGCCGGTGAAGGACCCGGGGCTGCGCGGCGCGCTGAAACACCTGGTCACCCGCCGGTTCGCCGATCATGCCGCCGTCGACGGCATCGACCTGCGGGTCGAGGCGGGCGAGGCGGTGGCGTACGTCGGCCCGAACGGTGCCGGCAAATCCACCACCGTCAAGCTGCTCGCCGGCATCCTGGTGCCGACCGCCGGCGAGGTACGGGTCGGTGGGGTGGTGCCGCACCGGCAGCGGATCGCCAATGCCCGGCAGATCGGCGTGCTGTTCGGCCAACGTACCCAGTTGTGGTGGGACCTGCCGGTCCGGGAGTCCCTCGCCCTGCTCCGTGACCTGTACGACCTCGACCCCGCCACCTACCGCGAGCAACTGGACCGCTTCGACGACGTTCTCGGCCTCGGCGAGCTGTTGCCGGTGGTGGCCCGCAAACTCTCCCTCGGCCAGCGGATGCGCGCCGACCTGGCCGCCGCCCTGCTGCACCGGCCCAGGGTGGTCTACCTCGACGAGCCGACCATCGGGCTGGACATCGGGGTCAAGGACCGGGTCCGGGGATTCCTGCGGGAGCTGCGCGCCGACGGCACCACGCTGATCCTGACCACCCACGACCTCGGCGATATCGAGGACGTCTGCCAGCGGATCGTCATCATCGACCAGGGGCGGATCATCTACGACGGGCCGCTGGCCGGGGTGAAGGACCAGTACGCCCGGCACCGGTCGATGCACCTGCACCTGGCCGACCCGCTGCCGCGCGACGCGGTCGCCGCCGTACTGCCCGGCACGGAGGTCGTCGACGGGGCGGCGCCGGGGGAGTTCACCGTCCGGTTCGACCGGTTCGCCGTCACCGCCGGCCAGGTGATCGCGGCCGTGTCGGCGGTGTCCGAGGTACGCGACCTGCGTATCGACGAGCCGGCGATCGAGGACGTGGTGCGCAAGGTGTACGCCGGTGAGCTGCGTCTGGAGCCGACCCCGTGACCGCCGCCCTGGCCGGTCCACCGGTACGGCACCCGGCGGTACGGCATCCGGCGATGCGCGCGTACCGGGCATTGGCCCGGGTGGCGGCGCGCAGCACTCTGGCGTACCCGTTGAGTTTCGTTCTCGGCATGGCCGGGGCGCTGCTGCAACTGTTCGCGATGCTGTCCATCTGGGCGGTGCTGCTCGGTGCCACCGACGACATCGGCGGTTTCAGTTGGCCGCAGATGAAGGCGTACCTGCTGATCGCCTACGTCACCGGCGCACTGATGTCCTTCGGTGACTGGGACATGGCCGGCCGGATCCGGGACGGCATGGTCGCGGTCGACCTGACCCGCCCGGTCGACTACCAGCGGGCGCGGTTCGCCGAAACCGTCGGTGTGGCCGCCGTCGAGGTCGCCTTCTCCCTCGCGGTGTGTGCCGTCGTGCTGGCGATCACCGGGCCGGTCCCGGTGCCGCCGCCCGGGCAGGCGGCGCTGTTCGCGGTCAGCGTCGTGTTGGTGCTGCCGCTGCGGTTCACCACCGTCCACCTGACGGCGCTGCTGTGCTTCTGGACCGGCAACATTTTTGGCGTGTCCCTGGCCCGGGGGGCGATCACCAACCTGTTCTCCGGGTCGCTGGTGCCGTTGACGCTGCTGCCCGGCTGGCTGCAGACGATCGCGGCCGTGCTGCCGTTCGCGGGGATGACCTTCACCCCGGCGACGATCTACCTCGGCCAGGCGACCGGGGCCGACGCCTGGCGGCTGATCGGCATCCAGGCGGTGTGGACGGTGGCGCTGTGGTGGGGCGCCCGGCTGGCCTGGCGGGCGGCGGTGCGCCAACTGACCGTACACGGGGGTTGAGGATGCGGCCACGGACCGGGCTGCGTCGCGGGCTACGGCTCTACCGGCGCAGCCTCGGTGCGCATCTGCGGTCCACACTGGAGTACGAGGCCGACTTCTGGATCCTGGTCGGCGGTTCGGCGTTGACCCAGCTCGTCGGCCTGGCGTTCCTCGGTGCGATCTTCTCCCGGGTGCCGCACGTCAACGGCTGGACCTTCGCCGAGGTGGTGCTGATCTACTCCGTCGTGGTGCTCTCCGACGCGGTCGGGCCGCTGCTGTGCGAAGGCATGTGGCGGTTGCCGTGGCTGGTCAACAAGGGGGAGTTGGACTACAAGTTGGTACGGCCGTACCCGGTGGTGCTGCAGGTGCTCAGCGACGACGTCGGCGTCAACGGGCTGGGCAACCTAGTCACCGGCGGGGCGATGTTCGGCTGGGCGCTGTGGCGGGTCGACGTCGCTTGGTCACCGGCGCTGGTCGTCGGCGGGCTGCTGCTGTTCGCCAGCGGGATGGCGGTCAAGCTGTCGATCAGCCTGGCCACCAACTCGTCGGCGTTCTGGATGCAGAGTCCACACTCGATCTTCGCGTACGCGGTGCACCAGATCGGCGACCTGGCCCGCTATCCGGTGTCGGTGTACGCCGTCGGGGTACGGCTGGTCCTGGTCGTCGGCCTGCCGTTCGCCTTCGTCAGCTACTTTCCGGCGAGCGCGATCCTCGGCCCGGGTGGTGGCAGCGGCGGTGCTGGTGTCGGCCCGGCATGGCTCGGCTGGCTCACCCCGTTGGTCGCCGCCTACTGCGTCACCGTGGCGGCGCTGATCTTCCGCGCCGGGCTGCGCCGGTACGAGTCCGCCGGCAACTGAATGTCGGCCGGCAACTGACCGGCTGGTCACCTCGGCTCGGCTCGACTCAGCTCAGGCCCATCGACTCCACGTACCGCTCGGCGGTGTTCGGGTACGGCAGCGCCAGCGCGTTGCGGCTGTACCGACCGTCGGCCCGTGCCATCAGCTCGGCCTCGATCAGGTAGCGGCGGACGGTGACGTGGTCCACCTCGCCGCCGTCACACCAGCGGCGCAGCCGCTCGTCGACCGTCGGCTCGTCGTACACGACGTCGCGTTCGAAACACGCCCGCGCGATGTGCGCCAGCACCACGCGGCGGCGGGCGTGCCGCCTCGGTAGCGACACGAGACGGCCGTCACGGACGAACGGACTCAACTCCTGGCTCATACCGTCCGACGGTACCCACCCGTTCGCCGTACGGGCGAGCGGAATTCACCCGGCGATGCCGACGTACTTCGTCTCCAGATATTCACCGATGCCTTCGCGGCCGCCCTCGCGGCCCAGGCCGGACGACTTGATCCCGCCGAACGGAGCCGCCGCGTTGGACACCACTCCCTGGTTGAGTCCCACCATGCCCGCCTCCAACCGCTCCACCACCCGCAGCGACCGGACCAGGTCAGCCGAGTAGACGTACGCCAGCAGCCCGTAGTCGGTGTCGTTGGCGGCGGCGACCACCTCGTCCTCGTCGCGGAAGGTCAGCACCGGCGCGACCGGGCCGAAGATCTCCTCGGTCAGCAGCCGTGAGGTGGGCGCGATGCCGGTGAGCACCGTCGGCGCGAAGAAGAACCCCGGACCGGGGACCGGGCCGCCGGGGAGCACCGGTTCCGCGCCCAAACCGACCGCGTCGTCGACCAGGCCGACGACCTTGTCCCGGCCGGCCGCGTCGATCAGCGGGCCGACCTGCGACCGTGGGTCGGTGCCGGGACCGATGGTCAACGCCGCCATCCGTCGGGCCAACCGCCGGGTGAACTCCTCGGCGACCGGTTCGGCGACGAAAAACCGGTTGGCCGCGGTGCACGCCTCGCCGATGTTGCGCATCTTGGCCGCCATCGCTCCCTCGACCGCCGCGTCCAGGTCGGCGTCGTCGAAGACGATGAACGGGGCGTTGCCGCCCAACTCCAACGACACCCGCAGCACCCGGTCGGCGGCGAGCCGCAACAGGTGGGAGCCGACCGGGGTGGAGCCGGTGAACGACACCTTGCGC
The sequence above is a segment of the Solwaraspora sp. WMMD406 genome. Coding sequences within it:
- a CDS encoding DUF397 domain-containing protein, encoding MSGTSVTPRWRTSTRSGNGGNTCVEVADNLPGRVLVRDSKDIAGPVLTFGSIAWSAFVTKLTAAH
- a CDS encoding IS5 family transposase (programmed frameshift), which produces MEKYCPDALWHLARPLLPPHPERHQGGGRRRTDDRAMLAAILYVLESGCSWRKLPASFPVHWRTAHRRFAEWVEAGVMTALHRATLDVLGAAGRIDWSRVSVDSMHVRAVKRGNLTGPSPVDRGKPGSKIHAMSDRGGLPLHVGVSAANLNDHRMLEDMVDGVTPVRQPVGRPRRRPAKLHGDKGYDYPECRDLLRARGIVARIARKGVESSKRLGRHRYVIERCLEWMTRFRRLVRRYDRKASHYLGFLHLACALICYRRADRLNLLTSNNPY
- a CDS encoding DUF397 domain-containing protein; translated protein: MDLIGARWRKSSKSDTANCVEVADNLPGRVLVRDTKDRDGGTLTFSPAAWQSFVSASIAETTGKP
- a CDS encoding DUF5753 domain-containing protein gives rise to the protein MVQALVEYEGRATLLRVYHPNLIPGLLQTEAYARELLPAMNVPPEDVEQTLAARLDRQEIITRSVKPCRLVAVVDEAALHRRVGSPEVMREQIEALMAPELSHVRVQVVPADAPAYVGLRGPIVLASVDGRTVGFLEGHLEGNVVESPDGVASLEADWEDIRGYALSAQQSQELITKAAKQWT
- a CDS encoding diacylglycerol kinase family protein, with translation MSAPKRVAVVAHRKKTLGGGLDELRAAIAAHGAEDLIWYEVPKSRKAPKKARKAVEQGAELVFVWGGDGMVQRTMDALAGRDATVAIVPAGTANLLAGNLGIPDDLGEAVRIGFEGERRQLDLGKLNGEHFAVMAGAGFDGRLIRDADRDLKDRAGKLAYVWTGLRHVRGAAPRVRIRVDGTTWFDEPASCVLVGNVGKITGGIHAFDDAQPDDGWLEVGVATAQGAVEWARTLGRMAVGRSERSPFVRVTRAKRIDIRLADPMTYELDGGARAQAKKMKVRVVPAAITVCAP
- a CDS encoding EamA family transporter, which encodes MTTAYPRRPLIGLALVIGASALFAINGTVSKLVLRAGLDAPQLTVLRAVGAFAGLLVLSVVLRPGARRLRLRRGELPLLVAYGLTGFFLVPMLYFVAIARLPVGIALLFEYTAPLMVALWAWAVQRQPVRSRIWAGLGLSLVGLACVAQVWGGLTLDVLGVAAGLGAAVMLAAYFLIGARGVRDRDALSLTTWAFGASAVAGLIVRGATAGLDGWQPLLTRADNGVPVALLCCSVVILGSIVPYLMITAALRHLPATSVGIVAMVEPVLAAAVAWLVIGAGEALNPVQLAGGALVLAGVALAETARPGGPPATPPVPDAPPPPPVAVSA
- a CDS encoding ATP-binding cassette domain-containing protein translates to MAFIEADGLTKRFRRPVKDPGLRGALKHLVTRRFADHAAVDGIDLRVEAGEAVAYVGPNGAGKSTTVKLLAGILVPTAGEVRVGGVVPHRQRIANARQIGVLFGQRTQLWWDLPVRESLALLRDLYDLDPATYREQLDRFDDVLGLGELLPVVARKLSLGQRMRADLAAALLHRPRVVYLDEPTIGLDIGVKDRVRGFLRELRADGTTLILTTHDLGDIEDVCQRIVIIDQGRIIYDGPLAGVKDQYARHRSMHLHLADPLPRDAVAAVLPGTEVVDGAAPGEFTVRFDRFAVTAGQVIAAVSAVSEVRDLRIDEPAIEDVVRKVYAGELRLEPTP
- a CDS encoding ABC-2 family transporter protein; translated protein: MTAALAGPPVRHPAVRHPAMRAYRALARVAARSTLAYPLSFVLGMAGALLQLFAMLSIWAVLLGATDDIGGFSWPQMKAYLLIAYVTGALMSFGDWDMAGRIRDGMVAVDLTRPVDYQRARFAETVGVAAVEVAFSLAVCAVVLAITGPVPVPPPGQAALFAVSVVLVLPLRFTTVHLTALLCFWTGNIFGVSLARGAITNLFSGSLVPLTLLPGWLQTIAAVLPFAGMTFTPATIYLGQATGADAWRLIGIQAVWTVALWWGARLAWRAAVRQLTVHGG
- a CDS encoding ABC-2 family transporter protein, with protein sequence MRPRTGLRRGLRLYRRSLGAHLRSTLEYEADFWILVGGSALTQLVGLAFLGAIFSRVPHVNGWTFAEVVLIYSVVVLSDAVGPLLCEGMWRLPWLVNKGELDYKLVRPYPVVLQVLSDDVGVNGLGNLVTGGAMFGWALWRVDVAWSPALVVGGLLLFASGMAVKLSISLATNSSAFWMQSPHSIFAYAVHQIGDLARYPVSVYAVGVRLVLVVGLPFAFVSYFPASAILGPGGGSGGAGVGPAWLGWLTPLVAAYCVTVAALIFRAGLRRYESAGN
- a CDS encoding DUF2087 domain-containing protein → MSQELSPFVRDGRLVSLPRRHARRRVVLAHIARACFERDVVYDEPTVDERLRRWCDGGEVDHVTVRRYLIEAELMARADGRYSRNALALPYPNTAERYVESMGLS
- a CDS encoding NAD-dependent succinate-semialdehyde dehydrogenase, translated to MSTSTPTTTALLDRIPRQLLVGGQWRDGSGGVFDVVDPATGAPLCAVADATAADALDALEAAASAQRDWAATPARQRAEILRRAFELMRDRADQLALLATLEMGKPLAESRAEVTYAAEFFRWFSEEASRVDGDYRRTPEGTHRILVLRQPVGPSLLITPWNFPLAMPTRKIAPALAAGCTAVLKPAEETPLCALAIAQILIDAGLPPGVLNVVTAADPAPISTALLADPRLRKVSFTGSTPVGSHLLRLAADRVLRVSLELGGNAPFIVFDDADLDAAVEGAMAAKMRNIGEACTAANRFFVAEPVAEEFTRRLARRMAALTIGPGTDPRSQVGPLIDAAGRDKVVGLVDDAVGLGAEPVLPGGPVPGPGFFFAPTVLTGIAPTSRLLTEEIFGPVAPVLTFRDEDEVVAAANDTDYGLLAYVYSADLVRSLRVVERLEAGMVGLNQGVVSNAAAPFGGIKSSGLGREGGREGIGEYLETKYVGIAG